Proteins from one Burkholderia oklahomensis C6786 genomic window:
- a CDS encoding alpha/beta hydrolase, producing the protein MRPIRFDDCLGWLHEGRTRRGAVICEALGHEALWTHKVVRALAERLADDGMWVLRFHYPSAGDSAGDDLAPGRLPASVASVRRALAVLRDSAPVDDVTLVGLRAGAAFAMLALAGDDAPAVDAFVALAPVVRGRAYLRELSVVQKRWLDTTPPAIREQHHEEPWLNILGHRYPADFVADLKQVDLNDAVAATIAPPRAALLVDTDYGDGPALRAALVARGVSTDVESFPEWPNALQEGARSRVPLAALESIARWIGRGERAAEPAAAVRDDLTAAAPASDEAIAIASRIAETAAAANAANAANASNATRAAHAVTKAPPPITFAFDGVAETLVHIGAKRLVGTLCEPVAPARAGTPCLLIANTAANPRSADGRIGVRLARTLAQRGIASLRVDIEGIGDSGARAPDDQSVVLYSDPAIADVAAAADWLGARCRRPVVAFGVCSGAFAALHAAAHAHATVGVIAVNLPRFIWPRGLTIAEARKQQTNSARGYFASMRDWDKWRRLLREGRDLRPVLSALRRHVTARLSEPAGRLAERFGRPPKHDTPRGLIKALTDRDVHTMLVYGEFDPGVDELSRYFGSPRRAFRRSPLVSVEMIRLLDHSVYGTSAAEMVIALCIDTLTGWEDKTRGPQPRIRPAGRRHGAPHSAAADAAASS; encoded by the coding sequence TTGAGACCAATTCGATTCGACGATTGCTTAGGATGGCTGCATGAGGGGCGCACGCGACGCGGCGCCGTCATTTGCGAAGCGCTCGGACACGAGGCGCTGTGGACGCACAAGGTGGTCCGCGCGCTCGCCGAGCGTCTCGCCGACGACGGCATGTGGGTGCTGCGCTTTCATTACCCGTCCGCGGGCGATTCGGCGGGCGACGATCTCGCGCCGGGGCGGCTGCCCGCGAGCGTCGCGAGCGTGCGGCGCGCGCTCGCCGTGCTGCGCGACAGCGCGCCCGTCGACGACGTCACGCTCGTCGGCCTGCGCGCAGGCGCCGCGTTCGCGATGCTCGCGCTCGCGGGCGACGATGCGCCCGCCGTCGATGCGTTCGTCGCGCTCGCGCCCGTCGTGCGCGGCCGCGCCTATCTGCGCGAGCTGTCGGTCGTGCAGAAGCGCTGGCTCGACACGACGCCGCCCGCGATCCGCGAGCAGCATCACGAAGAACCGTGGCTCAACATCCTCGGCCATCGCTACCCGGCCGATTTCGTCGCCGATCTGAAGCAGGTCGACTTGAACGACGCGGTCGCGGCGACGATCGCGCCGCCGCGCGCCGCGTTGCTCGTCGATACCGACTACGGCGACGGTCCCGCGCTGCGCGCCGCCCTCGTCGCGCGCGGCGTGTCGACGGACGTCGAGTCTTTCCCGGAATGGCCGAACGCGCTACAGGAAGGCGCGCGCTCGCGCGTGCCGCTCGCGGCGCTCGAATCGATCGCGCGCTGGATCGGGCGCGGCGAGCGTGCGGCGGAACCGGCTGCGGCCGTCCGCGACGATCTCACGGCCGCCGCACCGGCGTCGGATGAGGCGATCGCGATCGCATCGCGCATCGCCGAGACCGCCGCCGCGGCCAACGCGGCCAACGCAGCGAACGCTTCAAATGCAACGCGCGCGGCGCATGCGGTGACGAAAGCCCCGCCGCCGATCACATTCGCGTTCGACGGCGTCGCCGAAACGCTCGTCCACATCGGTGCGAAGCGGCTCGTCGGCACCCTGTGCGAACCCGTCGCGCCTGCTCGCGCGGGCACGCCGTGCCTGCTGATCGCGAACACCGCGGCGAATCCGCGAAGCGCGGACGGCCGCATCGGCGTACGGCTCGCGCGCACGCTCGCGCAACGCGGCATCGCATCGCTGCGGGTCGACATCGAAGGCATCGGCGACAGCGGCGCGCGGGCGCCGGACGATCAGTCGGTGGTGCTGTATTCCGATCCGGCGATCGCGGACGTCGCCGCGGCCGCCGACTGGCTCGGCGCGCGCTGCCGTCGGCCGGTCGTCGCATTCGGCGTGTGCTCGGGCGCGTTCGCCGCGCTGCATGCGGCTGCGCATGCGCATGCGACCGTCGGCGTGATCGCGGTCAATCTGCCGCGCTTCATCTGGCCGCGCGGGCTCACGATCGCCGAAGCGCGCAAGCAGCAGACGAACTCCGCGCGCGGCTATTTCGCGTCGATGCGCGACTGGGACAAATGGCGCCGGCTGCTGCGCGAAGGCCGCGACCTGCGCCCGGTGCTGAGCGCGCTGCGCCGCCACGTGACCGCGCGCCTGAGCGAGCCGGCAGGACGCCTCGCCGAACGGTTCGGCCGGCCGCCGAAACACGACACGCCGCGCGGCCTGATCAAGGCGCTCACGGACCGCGATGTCCACACGATGCTCGTCTACGGCGAATTCGATCCCGGCGTCGACGAGCTGAGCCGCTACTTCGGCTCGCCGCGCCGCGCATTCAGGCGCTCGCCGCTCGTGAGCGTCGAGATGATCCGCCTGCTCGATCATTCGGTGTACGGCACGTCGGCGGCCGAGATGGTCATCGCGCTCTGCATCGACACGTTGACGGGTTGGGAAGACAAGACGCGCGGACCGCAGCCGCGGATCCGGCCGGCCGGCCGGCGGCACGGCGCGCCGCACTCGGCTGCCGCCGATGCGGCCGCGTCGTCCTGA
- a CDS encoding sigma-54 dependent transcriptional regulator: MTTSAIIGGLSRRSIRQRPLIYWTHQPSTLLRRELARRDWKISVVTSANQVRATAGEVTGGILDLSAVSIEEMNAVASVCASLRNVAWVALVEAHQANVPEVRTLLRDYCFDYITLPASHQRIADAVGHAYGMECLFAPSTAPIASADQGMIGTCDAMLQLFDTVRRIARTDAPVLVSGETGTGKELTAAAIHQHSARRAGPFVAVNCGAIPPHLLQSELFGYERGAFTGANTRKIGHVEAANGGTLLLDEIGDLPLESQASLLRFLQERTIHRLGSSEPVPVDVRVVSATHVDLRGAMNDGRFRADLYHRLCVLRVDQPPLRARGKDIELIARHMLERFRADSRHRVRGFSTDAISVLYKHDWPGNVRELINRVRRALVMAEGRLITAHDLELDHCTEVAPLSVAAIRKSIEREVIELALLRNRGRLAGTARELGISRATLYRWMEAYGIERPRSTASSS, encoded by the coding sequence GTGACGACTAGCGCGATCATCGGGGGTCTCTCCCGGAGATCCATCCGACAGCGGCCGCTGATTTACTGGACGCATCAGCCATCGACCCTGCTGCGCAGGGAGCTCGCGCGCCGCGACTGGAAGATTTCCGTCGTCACGAGCGCGAACCAGGTGCGCGCGACGGCAGGCGAAGTCACGGGCGGCATTCTCGATCTGAGCGCCGTATCGATCGAAGAGATGAACGCGGTCGCATCCGTGTGCGCGTCGCTGCGCAACGTCGCGTGGGTCGCGCTCGTCGAAGCGCATCAGGCGAACGTGCCGGAGGTGCGCACGCTGCTGCGCGATTACTGCTTCGACTACATCACGCTGCCGGCGTCGCATCAGCGGATCGCCGACGCGGTCGGCCACGCGTACGGCATGGAATGTCTGTTCGCGCCGAGCACGGCGCCCATCGCGTCCGCGGATCAGGGGATGATCGGCACCTGCGACGCGATGCTGCAACTGTTCGACACGGTGCGCCGCATCGCGCGCACCGACGCGCCCGTGCTCGTGTCGGGCGAGACGGGCACCGGCAAGGAACTCACGGCGGCCGCGATCCATCAGCATTCGGCGCGCCGCGCGGGGCCGTTCGTCGCGGTGAACTGCGGCGCGATTCCGCCGCATCTGCTGCAGTCCGAACTGTTCGGCTACGAGCGCGGCGCGTTCACGGGCGCGAACACGCGCAAGATCGGCCACGTCGAAGCGGCGAACGGCGGCACGCTGCTGCTCGACGAGATCGGCGATCTGCCGCTCGAGAGCCAGGCGAGCCTCCTGCGCTTCCTGCAGGAGCGCACGATCCACCGGCTCGGCAGCAGCGAACCCGTGCCCGTCGACGTGCGCGTCGTCTCGGCGACGCACGTCGACTTGCGCGGCGCGATGAACGACGGGCGCTTCCGTGCGGACCTGTATCACCGTCTTTGCGTGCTGCGCGTCGATCAGCCGCCTCTGCGCGCGCGCGGCAAGGACATCGAGCTGATCGCGCGGCACATGCTCGAGCGTTTTCGCGCCGATTCGCGGCACCGTGTGCGCGGCTTCTCGACCGATGCGATCTCGGTGCTCTACAAGCACGACTGGCCGGGCAACGTGCGCGAACTCATCAATCGCGTGCGCCGCGCGCTCGTGATGGCGGAAGGGCGGCTCATCACCGCGCACGACCTCGAGCTCGACCATTGCACCGAGGTCGCGCCGCTGTCTGTCGCCGCGATTCGCAAATCGATCGAGCGGGAAGTGATCGAGCTCGCGCTGCTGCGCAATCGTGGGCGTCTGGCCGGCACCGCGCGCGAGCTCGGCATCTCGCGCGCGACGCTGTATCGATGGATGGAAGCGTACGGCATCGAGCGTCCGCGCAGCACCGCTTCGTCCAGTTGA
- a CDS encoding phosphatase PAP2 family protein, with translation MRLLVLLTNFGDPFLTAPLAVAVLSWLAATGRRRAALYWAIGFACAVGLVASTKFVYAGWGIGIAAWRFTGVSGHTMLGAAVYPLVAAICVRDAHVRRALAAGLAFALAIGISRVLLGFHSWSEIASGWLLGAGVAMSTVSRLRRAGDAHASAVRSMSMRADRNTHAHVGAVAARRAAGISRSTIAFVAAACTIALSCYGRSAPVSAWISHTAPKVAEWSRVWLDDTR, from the coding sequence ATGCGATTACTCGTTCTGTTAACCAATTTTGGCGACCCATTTCTTACCGCGCCGCTCGCCGTCGCGGTGTTGAGCTGGCTCGCGGCGACCGGACGCCGTCGCGCCGCGCTGTATTGGGCGATCGGCTTCGCGTGTGCGGTGGGCTTGGTCGCGTCGACGAAATTCGTCTACGCGGGCTGGGGAATCGGCATCGCCGCTTGGCGATTCACCGGCGTGAGCGGTCACACGATGCTCGGCGCCGCGGTGTATCCGCTCGTCGCGGCGATCTGCGTGCGCGACGCTCACGTACGGCGCGCATTGGCGGCGGGTCTCGCATTCGCGCTCGCGATCGGCATTTCGCGCGTGCTGCTCGGCTTTCATTCGTGGTCCGAAATCGCATCCGGTTGGCTGCTCGGCGCGGGCGTCGCGATGTCGACGGTGAGCCGCTTGCGGCGCGCCGGCGACGCGCATGCGAGCGCGGTTCGTTCGATGTCGATGCGAGCGGATCGCAACACGCATGCGCATGTCGGCGCCGTTGCTGCGCGACGTGCGGCGGGCATTTCGCGATCGACGATCGCGTTCGTCGCGGCGGCTTGCACGATCGCCTTGTCGTGCTACGGACGAAGCGCACCCGTGAGCGCATGGATTTCGCACACCGCGCCGAAAGTCGCCGAATGGAGCCGCGTCTGGCTCGACGATACGCGCTGA
- a CDS encoding glycosyltransferase family 4 protein produces the protein MKVAIVHDWLVVHGGAERVLAQMIDCFPQADVYSLVDFLDDRSCLRGRPVHTSFIQKLPFARSKYRSYLPLFPLAIEQFDLSGYDLILSSSYAVAKGVLNGPDQLHASYVHSPVRYAWDLQHQYLNEAGLARGAKSALARTLLHYIRNWDARSANGVDLLAANSRFVARRIRKTYRRDATVIYPPVDVDHLALRDTKDDFYLTASRLVPYKRIDLIVEAFSHMPSRRLVVIGDGPETGKIRALAGPNVTLLGYQPFDVLHDHLQRAKAFVFAAEEDFGISPVEAQACGTPVIAYGKGGVCESVRATGAAPTGLFYAKQTCDALIEAIDRFEAMPAGAFDPRACRANAERFSAARFRSAFSRFVLEGYAALQAELGESSGVSIVPATQAEPPASPLSAGSAPVERDAATSPHDASRNETLART, from the coding sequence TTGAAGGTAGCAATCGTTCACGACTGGCTGGTGGTGCATGGCGGCGCGGAGCGTGTGCTCGCGCAGATGATCGACTGCTTTCCGCAAGCCGACGTCTACAGCCTCGTCGATTTTCTCGACGACCGCTCGTGCCTGCGTGGCCGGCCGGTGCATACGTCGTTCATCCAGAAGCTGCCGTTCGCGCGCAGCAAATACCGCAGCTACCTGCCGCTGTTTCCGCTCGCGATCGAGCAGTTCGACCTGTCCGGCTACGACCTGATCCTGTCGAGCTCGTATGCGGTTGCGAAGGGCGTGTTGAACGGGCCGGATCAACTGCACGCGAGCTACGTGCATTCGCCCGTGCGTTACGCGTGGGATCTGCAGCACCAGTACCTGAACGAAGCGGGGCTCGCGCGCGGCGCGAAGTCGGCGCTTGCGCGCACGCTGCTGCATTACATCCGCAATTGGGATGCGCGCTCGGCGAACGGCGTCGATCTGCTAGCGGCGAATTCGCGCTTCGTCGCGCGCCGCATTCGTAAGACGTATCGACGCGACGCGACGGTCATCTATCCGCCCGTCGACGTCGATCATCTCGCGCTGCGCGACACGAAGGACGACTTCTATCTGACCGCGTCGCGCCTCGTGCCGTACAAGCGGATCGATCTGATCGTCGAAGCGTTTTCGCACATGCCGTCGCGCCGGCTCGTCGTGATCGGCGACGGGCCGGAGACCGGCAAGATCCGCGCGCTCGCGGGCCCGAACGTCACGCTGCTGGGCTACCAGCCGTTCGATGTGCTGCACGATCATCTTCAGCGCGCGAAGGCGTTCGTGTTCGCGGCGGAAGAGGATTTCGGCATTTCGCCTGTCGAAGCGCAGGCGTGCGGAACGCCCGTGATCGCGTACGGCAAGGGCGGCGTCTGCGAATCGGTGCGCGCGACGGGCGCGGCGCCGACGGGTCTGTTCTACGCGAAGCAGACGTGCGACGCGCTGATCGAGGCGATCGACCGGTTCGAGGCGATGCCGGCGGGCGCATTCGATCCGCGCGCGTGCCGCGCGAATGCTGAGCGTTTCAGCGCCGCGCGGTTCCGCTCGGCATTCTCGCGGTTCGTGCTCGAAGGCTATGCGGCCTTGCAAGCGGAATTGGGCGAGTCGTCGGGCGTCTCGATCGTCCCCGCGACGCAAGCCGAGCCGCCAGCGTCGCCGCTCTCGGCGGGCAGCGCGCCCGTCGAACGCGACGCGGCGACGTCGCCGCACGACGCCTCCCGGAACGAAACGCTCGCGCGCACTTGA
- a CDS encoding GNAT family N-acetyltransferase, producing the protein MDWTCCEFRHLNSNELYMILRARNAVLVVEDAHTYLDIDGKDEFAIHVFATDKRGERPSIAAYARLMPGDDIDPETTIDKILTSAAHREDGTIDALIEHVLAAAHARWPDAPVRVQAPAHREDFYNRFGFRKVDGPFLEHGAPYVGMLRAASSPSKAVRNLLDLVGTATSASAVATSAPRATRKADAESTAEGERYAFATRLPADSGMNR; encoded by the coding sequence ATGGACTGGACATGCTGCGAATTCAGGCATCTGAATTCGAACGAGCTTTACATGATCCTTCGCGCACGCAACGCAGTCCTGGTCGTCGAGGATGCGCACACGTATCTCGACATCGACGGCAAGGACGAATTCGCGATCCACGTGTTCGCAACCGACAAGCGCGGCGAACGGCCGTCGATCGCCGCGTATGCGCGTCTCATGCCGGGTGACGACATCGATCCCGAAACGACGATCGACAAGATCCTGACGAGCGCCGCGCATCGCGAAGACGGGACGATCGACGCGCTGATCGAACACGTGCTGGCCGCCGCGCACGCGCGCTGGCCGGACGCGCCGGTGCGCGTGCAGGCGCCCGCGCACCGCGAAGACTTCTACAACCGCTTCGGCTTCCGCAAGGTCGACGGACCGTTTCTCGAGCACGGCGCGCCGTATGTCGGCATGCTGCGCGCGGCGAGCAGCCCGTCGAAGGCCGTGCGCAACCTGCTCGATCTCGTCGGCACCGCAACGAGCGCGAGCGCCGTCGCGACCTCGGCGCCGCGCGCGACGCGCAAGGCCGATGCCGAATCCACCGCCGAAGGCGAGCGCTATGCGTTCGCCACCCGACTTCCGGCCGATTCCGGGATGAACCGATGA